One segment of Rosa chinensis cultivar Old Blush chromosome 6, RchiOBHm-V2, whole genome shotgun sequence DNA contains the following:
- the LOC121050035 gene encoding zinc finger MYM-type protein 1-like — protein sequence MIIWYELLHAINNVSKVLQTEDMHVDTAIKELERLLSFLQKFRETGFEESLIEAKEIASEMGIEPVFMEKWTIHKKRQFSESSSEAVTQSAAESFKVNYFLYIVDQAISSFKTRFEQFKTFEENFGLLFDLDKLRSADRDSLKSFCANLTNLLKHGEISDLNEDDLYHDLRMLSEDLPNETKRAIDVLNYIKEVDGCYPNAWIAYRILLTIPVTVASAERSFSKLKLIKSYLRSTMSQERLSGLAMISIEKDIVGKLDYVNLISTFASKNARRVIFQ from the exons ATGATTATATGGTATGAATTGTTACATGCTATTAACAATGTCAGCAAAGTTCTGCAAACTGAAGATATGCATGTTGATACTGCCATCAAAGAATTGGAACgtcttctttcatttcttcaaaAGTTTAGAGAAACTGGATTTGAGGAGTCCTTGATTGAAGCTAAAGAGATTGCAAGTGAGATGGGGATTGAACCGGTATTCATGGAAAAATGGACAATTCACAAAAAGAGACAATTTAGTGAAAGCTCTAGCGAAGCGGTGACACAATCAGCTGCAGAATCCTTTAAAGTCAATTATTTTCTCTACATAGTTGATCAAGCTATTTCCTCATTCAAAACCAG GTTTGAGCAATTTAAGACTTTTGAAGAGAATTTTgggcttttgtttgatttggacaaGTTAAGGTCTGCAGATAGAGATAGTTTGAAGAGTTTTTGTGCTAACCTAACAAATTTATTGAAGCATGGCGAGATTTCTGATCTTAATGAAGATGATCTATATCATGACTTACGAATGTTGAGTGAAGATTTAcccaatgaaacaaaaagagcTATTGATGTGTTGAATTACATAAAAGAAGTTGATGGCTGTTATCCAAATGCTTGGATTGCTTATAGGATTTTGCTAACTATACCAGTCACAGTTGCCTCTGCAGAAAGAAGTTTTTCaaagttgaaattgatcaaatcttaCCTTCGGTCTACTATGTCACAAGAGAGATTGAGTGGTTTGGCTATGATATCTATTGAAAAAGATATTGTTGGAAAACTTGATTATGTAAATTTGATTAGTACTTTTGCATCTAAAAATGCAAGACGAGTCATATTTCAGTGA